The following are encoded together in the Vidua macroura isolate BioBank_ID:100142 chromosome 6, ASM2450914v1, whole genome shotgun sequence genome:
- the MED19 gene encoding mediator of RNA polymerase II transcription subunit 19: MENFSALFGAAEPPPAAAAALGFGPAKAPGAGAAPPPAASAAAPPPGEDAARKAAGGPFYLLRELPGTTELTGSTNLITHYNLEHAYNKFCGKKVKEKLSNFLPDLPGMIDLPGSHDSSSLRSLIEKPPICGSSFTPLTGAMLTGFRLHAGPLPEQCRLMHIQPPKKKNKHKHKQSRTQDPVPPETPSDSDHKKKKKKKEEDPERKRKKKEKKKKKNRHSPEHPGVGSSQASSSLR; the protein is encoded by the exons ATGGAGAACTTCTCGGCGCTGTTCGGCGCGGCCgagccgccgcccgccgccgccgccgcgctcggATTCGGGCCCGCCAAGGCACCGGGCGCCGGAGCCGCACCGCCGCCCGCTGCCTcggccgccgcgccgccgccgggcgAGGACGCGGCCCGGAAGGCCGCCGGCGGCCCCTTCTACCTGCTGCGGGAGCTGCCAG GCACTACGGAGCTGACGGGCAGCACCAACCTGATCACACACTATAACCTGGAGCACGCCTACAACAAGTTCTGCGGGAAGAAGGTGAAGGAGAAGCTCAGCAACTTCCTCCCCGACCTGCCCGGCATGATCGACCTGCCCGGCTCCCACGACAGCAGCAGCCTGCGCTCGCTCATCGAGAAGCCGCCCATCTGTGGCAGCTCCTTCACCCCGCTCACGGGTGCCATGCTGACCGGCTTCCGCCTGCACGCCGGCCCG ctgcccGAGCAGTGCCGGCTGATGCACATCCAGCCGCCTAAGAAGAAGAACAAGCACAAGCACAAACAGAGCCGCACGCAGGACCCCGTCCCCCCAG AAACCCCCTCGGATTCCGaccacaagaagaaaaagaagaaaaaagaggaggaTCCAGAGcggaagaggaagaagaaagagaagaagaaaaagaag AACCGGCACAGCCCGGAGCACCCGGGGGTGGGCAGCtcccaggccagcagcagcttACGGTGA
- the TMX2 gene encoding thioredoxin-related transmembrane protein 2, whose protein sequence is MAVVAPLLALLWGLPGLCRWLAQPYYPLSALLAAAFLIVRKVPPLCRGLPSQREDGNPCDFDWREVEILMFLSAIVMMKNRRSITVEQHIGNIFMFSKVANAILFFRLDIRMGLLYLTLCIVFLMTCKPPLYMGPEYIKYFSDKTIDEELERDRRVTWIVEFFANWSSECQSFAPIFADLSLKYNCSGLQFGKVDVGRYTDVSTRYKVSTSPLTKQLPTLILFQGGTEIMRRPQIDKKGRAVSWTFSEENVIREFNLNELYQKAKKQSKPREEGPEEPPAVPAAVPQETKKDK, encoded by the exons ATGGCGGTGGTGGCGCCGCTGCTGGCGCTGCTGTGGGGGCTGCCCGGGCTCTGCCGATGGCTCGCCCAGCCCTACTATCCGCTCTCCGCGCTGCTCGCCGCCGCTTTCCTGATCGTGCGCAAGGTCCCGCCGCTCTGCCGTGGGCTGCCCTCGCAGCGGGAGGATGGCAACCCGTGTGACTTTGACTGG AGGGAGGTGGAGATCCTCATGTTCCTCAGCGCCATTGTCATGATGAAGAACCGGCGCTCCA TCACTGTGGAGCAGCACATTGGGAATATCTTCATGTTCAGCAAAGTTGCCAACGCCATCCTGTTCTTCCGCCTCGACATCCGCATGGGGCTGCTCTACCTCACGCTCTGCATAG TGTTCCTGATGACCTGCAAGCCACCCCTTTACATGGGCCCTGAGTACATCAAGTACTTCAGTGACAAGACCATCGAT gaggagctggagagggacaggcGGGTGACGTGGATTGTTGAGTTCTTTGCCAACTGGTCCAGCGAGTGCCAGTCCTTTGCCCCCATCTTCGCCGACCTCTCTCTCAA GTACAACTGCTCAGGACTCCAGTTTGGGAAGGTGGATGTTGGCCGGTACACGGACGTCAGCACCAG GTACAAGGTCAGCACCTCGCCTCTCACCAAGCAGCTGCCCACCCTCATCCTCTTCCAGGGTGGAACAGAGATCATGCGGCGACCGCAGATCGACAAGAAGGGCCGGGCTGTGTCCTGGACCTTCTCTGAG GAGAATGTGATCCGGGAGTTCAACCTCAACGAGCTCTACCAGAAGGCCAAGAAGCAGTCGAAGCCGCGGGAGGAGGGGCCTGAGGAGCCCCCAGCCGTGCCAGCGGCTGTGCCTCAGGAGACCAAGAAGGACAAGTAG